A genome region from Christensenella minuta includes the following:
- a CDS encoding GNAT family N-acetyltransferase: MDVCKGWQEWILQTPRLFLREMTQDDLPALCRTLQDEKAMYAYEHAFSGAEAQAWLDCQLDRYRRDGFGLWAVILKETGQMIGQCGITWQDAGGAQVPEIGYLLERAYWHRGYATEAAAACREYAFHTLGISRVYSIIRDTNIPSQRVAKRNGMSPCGSFTKHYYGIDMPHLVFCVSKKEENL; encoded by the coding sequence GTGGACGTATGCAAGGGCTGGCAGGAATGGATCCTGCAAACGCCCCGTCTTTTTCTGCGCGAAATGACGCAGGACGATCTTCCCGCCCTGTGCCGCACTTTACAGGACGAAAAGGCCATGTACGCCTACGAGCACGCGTTCAGCGGGGCGGAAGCGCAGGCTTGGCTCGACTGCCAGCTCGACCGCTACCGCCGTGACGGTTTCGGCCTGTGGGCCGTTATTTTAAAGGAAACGGGACAAATGATAGGCCAATGCGGCATCACATGGCAGGACGCAGGCGGCGCGCAGGTGCCGGAGATCGGTTATCTGCTTGAGCGCGCCTATTGGCATCGCGGCTATGCCACGGAAGCGGCGGCCGCTTGCCGGGAATACGCATTCCATACCCTCGGCATAAGCCGGGTTTATTCCATCATCCGGGATACGAATATCCCGTCGCAGCGCGTCGCCAAAAGAAACGGCATGTCGCCCTGTGGCTCGTTTACCAAGCATTATTACGGCATCGATATGCCGCACCTGGTTTTTTGTGTTTCCAAAAAGGAGGAAAATCTGTAA
- a CDS encoding ABC transporter ATP-binding protein, with product MSENTTKRPPSGARRGPAGGPGHGVPIVGAKAKDFKGSMGRLLKYIGKYKVAVIVVFIFAVASAVFSIIGPKLMGNATTVLFEGVMGQISGSGEGIDFVRIGQILIMLVILYGISALFGYIQGYIMTGVANKVTYRLRKDISKKVNTLPLSYFDRNSHGDVLSRVTNDVDTISQTLNQSLSQIITSVTMVVGVMVMMFTINWVMTLVVLCIVPIALALIFQVVKRSQKFFKQQQDYLGSVNGHVEEMFGGHNVISAYNGEEESIEVFNGENEKLYAAAWKANFMSGLMQPIMAFIGNLGYVAVCVLGGWFAAQGTITVGNIQAFVQYVRNFTQPLSQLANISNILQQTAAASERVFEFLNEPEEPPDTSDPVKPGHVDGNVEFKDVHFGYNPDKIIIEDFSAKVKPGQKIAIVGPTGAGKTTMIKLLMRFYDLNSGEILIDGHKSTDFTRADLRRHFGMVLQDTWLYNDTIMENIRYGRMDATDEEVIAAAKAAHAHHFIKALPHGYEMVLNEDASNISQGQKQLLTIARAILADPDMLILDEATSSVDTRTEALIQKAMDNLAQGRTSFVIAHRLSTIKDADLILVMKDGDIIEQGTHDALLKKGGFYADLYNSQFAAPTVEAS from the coding sequence ATGAGTGAAAATACAACGAAACGGCCTCCGTCGGGGGCAAGGCGCGGGCCTGCCGGCGGCCCGGGCCACGGCGTTCCCATAGTCGGCGCAAAAGCAAAGGATTTCAAGGGCTCTATGGGCCGCCTGCTGAAATATATTGGCAAATACAAGGTTGCCGTGATCGTCGTTTTCATTTTCGCGGTCGCTTCCGCCGTGTTTTCCATCATTGGCCCAAAACTGATGGGCAACGCGACGACCGTCCTTTTCGAGGGAGTCATGGGCCAGATCAGCGGATCGGGCGAAGGCATCGATTTCGTGCGCATCGGCCAGATTCTCATTATGCTTGTTATACTTTACGGCATATCCGCCCTGTTCGGCTATATCCAGGGCTATATTATGACCGGAGTGGCCAATAAGGTGACTTACCGCCTGAGGAAGGACATCAGCAAAAAGGTCAATACCCTGCCGCTTTCCTATTTCGACCGCAACAGCCACGGCGACGTGCTGTCGCGCGTGACCAACGACGTGGATACCATCAGCCAGACGCTCAACCAGAGCCTCTCGCAGATCATTACATCGGTCACGATGGTGGTCGGCGTGATGGTGATGATGTTTACCATCAACTGGGTGATGACCCTCGTTGTGCTATGCATCGTGCCCATCGCTTTGGCGCTCATTTTCCAGGTAGTAAAACGCTCACAGAAATTTTTTAAGCAGCAGCAGGACTACCTTGGCTCGGTCAACGGGCATGTGGAGGAAATGTTCGGCGGGCACAACGTAATCTCCGCCTATAACGGGGAGGAGGAAAGCATCGAGGTCTTCAACGGTGAAAACGAGAAGCTTTATGCGGCGGCATGGAAGGCAAACTTTATGTCCGGCCTGATGCAGCCCATCATGGCGTTCATCGGCAACCTCGGTTATGTCGCAGTGTGCGTCCTCGGCGGCTGGTTCGCCGCGCAGGGTACCATCACTGTCGGTAACATCCAGGCCTTCGTGCAATATGTGCGCAACTTCACGCAGCCGTTGTCCCAGCTTGCGAACATCTCCAACATTCTTCAGCAGACGGCGGCCGCATCCGAACGCGTATTCGAGTTCTTAAACGAGCCTGAGGAGCCGCCGGATACAAGCGACCCCGTAAAACCCGGACATGTGGACGGCAACGTGGAATTCAAAGACGTGCACTTCGGCTACAACCCGGACAAAATCATCATCGAGGACTTCTCCGCGAAGGTGAAGCCCGGACAGAAGATCGCCATCGTCGGCCCCACGGGCGCGGGCAAAACCACCATGATTAAGCTGTTGATGCGTTTTTACGACCTCAATAGCGGCGAGATCCTGATTGATGGACATAAATCGACGGATTTCACCCGTGCGGACCTGCGCCGCCACTTCGGCATGGTGCTGCAGGATACGTGGCTGTATAACGATACCATCATGGAAAACATCCGTTACGGGCGTATGGACGCGACCGACGAGGAAGTGATCGCGGCGGCAAAGGCCGCGCACGCGCATCACTTTATCAAGGCGCTGCCCCATGGGTACGAGATGGTCCTCAACGAAGACGCATCGAATATCTCGCAGGGCCAGAAGCAGCTTCTGACCATTGCGCGCGCCATCCTCGCCGACCCGGACATGCTGATTCTCGACGAGGCCACAAGCTCGGTCGATACGCGCACTGAGGCGCTGATCCAGAAGGCAATGGATAATCTCGCGCAGGGCCGCACCAGTTTTGTGATCGCCCACCGTCTCTCGACTATCAAGGACGCGGACCTCATCCTCGTGATGAAGGACGGCGACATCATCGAGCAGGGCACGCACGACGCGCTGCTTAAAAAGGGCGGCTTTTACGCCGACCTGTACAACAGCCAGTTCGCGGCGCCCACAGTGGAAGCATCGTAA
- a CDS encoding ABC transporter ATP-binding protein — translation MRRIIKYMKPYAALVLAAVLLLFGQAYCDLSLPNYMSRIVDTGIQQGGIENAVPAAVSEGTMNTLLGFMDEGQQSLVRENYTLVTKNSADYDAYLTEYPALAEENVYVESKISEETDASLNTAFSKAFASVSAIDQIAGASQEGSDTLALDKQQNADGSEKTAQIPEDLLKFMAYYAQQPEGTDFFAALNSYPDSQAVYSALSGLLEEKLGSMDESLLTQTAIPAVKQEYQNLGLDLAAIQQDYIWQNGGFMLLLALGSAACTVVVGLLAAKAGAGMARDLRQKTFTKVENFSNVEFDKFSTASLITRNTNDVTQIQMVVILMIRMVIYAPIMGVGGVFMALSKSVSMSWIIALAVIVLLGFIGSIFAIVMPKFKKMQSLVDRLNLVMRESLSGIMVIRAFNTQDFELKRFDNANRDLTHNQLFVGRAMALLMPVMTIIMNGISLLIIWVGANQIATSSMQVGDMMAFMQYAMQIVMAFLMMSMMFIMLPRASVSAHRIADVLETEPEIHDPQNPKHFEDPRGLLKFNDVCFAYPGAEDNVLTDIDFTAVPGQTTAFIGPTGSGKSTIANLIPRFYDVSCGSVTIDGVDIRDVTRHELRDQIGYVPQKSILFSGTIASNLRLGDENASDEMLSTAAEEAQASEFINKNPNGLEASISQGGANVSGGQKQRLSIARALVKDPNIYVFDDSFSALDFKTDAKLRAAIREQIKDKTVLIIAQRVGTIMDADQIIVLDEGKIVGKGTHRELMESCETYREIALSQLSEEELQS, via the coding sequence ATGAGGCGCATCATCAAGTATATGAAGCCCTATGCCGCACTGGTGCTGGCGGCGGTCCTGCTCCTGTTCGGGCAGGCATACTGCGATTTATCGCTGCCCAACTATATGTCCAGGATTGTAGACACGGGCATCCAGCAGGGTGGGATAGAAAATGCGGTCCCCGCCGCCGTGAGCGAGGGTACAATGAACACGCTCCTTGGATTTATGGACGAAGGCCAGCAGTCCCTGGTGCGGGAAAATTACACGCTCGTCACGAAAAACAGCGCCGATTACGACGCCTACCTGACAGAATATCCCGCGCTTGCGGAGGAAAATGTGTATGTGGAAAGCAAAATAAGCGAAGAAACGGACGCTTCCCTCAATACGGCTTTTTCCAAGGCGTTCGCCTCTGTCTCTGCGATCGACCAGATTGCGGGAGCGTCGCAGGAGGGCTCGGACACCCTTGCGCTCGATAAACAGCAGAATGCGGACGGGTCCGAAAAAACCGCGCAGATTCCCGAGGACCTTTTGAAATTCATGGCTTATTACGCGCAGCAGCCCGAGGGAACGGACTTTTTTGCCGCGCTCAATTCCTATCCGGATTCGCAGGCCGTATATAGTGCGCTGTCCGGCCTTTTAGAGGAAAAGCTTGGGAGCATGGACGAGAGCCTGCTGACGCAGACCGCCATTCCGGCCGTAAAACAGGAATACCAGAATCTGGGTCTTGACCTGGCGGCCATCCAGCAGGACTATATCTGGCAGAACGGCGGCTTCATGCTGCTCTTGGCCCTCGGCTCTGCGGCATGCACGGTTGTGGTGGGCCTGCTTGCGGCAAAGGCCGGCGCGGGCATGGCGCGCGACCTGCGGCAGAAAACCTTTACCAAGGTGGAAAATTTCTCCAATGTGGAATTCGACAAGTTCTCCACCGCGTCCCTCATCACGCGCAATACGAACGACGTGACCCAAATCCAAATGGTGGTTATCCTGATGATCCGCATGGTGATCTATGCGCCGATCATGGGCGTTGGCGGGGTCTTTATGGCACTCAGCAAGAGCGTATCCATGTCGTGGATCATCGCGCTTGCGGTCATTGTGCTGCTCGGCTTTATCGGCTCGATCTTTGCGATCGTGATGCCCAAATTCAAGAAGATGCAGTCTCTTGTGGACCGGCTAAACCTTGTCATGCGTGAAAGCCTTTCGGGTATTATGGTCATCCGCGCGTTCAATACGCAGGACTTTGAACTCAAACGTTTCGACAATGCCAACAGGGACCTGACCCATAACCAGCTTTTCGTGGGCAGGGCCATGGCCCTGCTGATGCCGGTCATGACGATCATCATGAACGGTATTTCCCTGCTGATTATCTGGGTGGGCGCAAACCAGATCGCCACGTCCTCCATGCAGGTAGGGGACATGATGGCCTTCATGCAGTATGCAATGCAGATCGTGATGGCCTTCCTGATGATGTCGATGATGTTCATCATGCTGCCCCGTGCATCCGTTTCCGCCCACCGTATCGCGGACGTACTGGAAACGGAGCCGGAGATCCACGATCCTCAGAACCCGAAGCATTTTGAGGACCCAAGAGGGCTGCTCAAATTCAACGACGTGTGCTTTGCTTATCCGGGCGCGGAGGACAACGTGCTCACTGACATCGATTTTACGGCAGTCCCCGGCCAGACGACGGCCTTTATCGGGCCGACCGGCTCGGGAAAATCCACAATTGCAAACCTGATCCCGCGTTTTTACGACGTATCGTGCGGCAGCGTTACTATCGACGGCGTGGATATACGTGACGTGACGCGCCACGAGCTGCGCGACCAGATCGGTTATGTGCCGCAGAAATCCATTCTGTTCTCCGGGACCATTGCTTCCAACCTGCGCCTTGGGGACGAAAATGCAAGCGATGAAATGCTCAGCACCGCCGCCGAGGAGGCGCAGGCCTCGGAGTTTATCAATAAAAATCCGAACGGCCTCGAGGCAAGCATTTCACAAGGCGGCGCCAACGTGTCCGGCGGCCAGAAGCAGCGGCTTTCGATCGCGCGGGCGCTCGTCAAGGACCCGAACATTTATGTGTTCGACGACAGCTTTTCCGCACTCGACTTCAAGACGGACGCGAAGCTGCGCGCAGCCATCCGCGAGCAGATCAAGGATAAGACCGTGCTGATTATCGCGCAGCGCGTGGGCACCATTATGGATGCGGACCAGATCATCGTGCTCGACGAAGGGAAGATCGTCGGCAAGGGCACGCACAGGGAATTGATGGAATCCTGCGAGACCTACCGCGAGATCGCCCTGTCACAGCTTTCGGAGGAGGAATTACAGTCATGA
- a CDS encoding TetR/AcrR family transcriptional regulator: MAGKDTKTRIKEIGLKLFQERGFENVTINEICEQSGVNKHTFYYYFKSKDELLKDYYELPYDIGTKYFVQMLNAENYVEQLWLSYKPFLDRISESGTEISRQLFIKNINHDVGTFRGGHRRSEHMKMQAGIIEKGQAAGEIRNSSDPQTLCMMIHQTFVSTLFMWCIHNGTFDLPLYIRSSVEAMLDVKPELRAHPGLSLTDIWCRDEGQAERNERRPAGSGRTAHEAAGRERQGTR; the protein is encoded by the coding sequence ATGGCAGGCAAAGACACAAAAACAAGAATTAAGGAAATCGGGCTGAAGCTGTTCCAGGAACGCGGCTTCGAGAACGTGACGATCAATGAAATCTGCGAACAAAGCGGCGTAAACAAGCACACCTTCTATTACTATTTCAAATCAAAAGACGAGCTTTTGAAAGACTATTACGAGCTGCCCTACGACATTGGCACGAAATACTTCGTGCAGATGCTGAATGCGGAAAACTATGTGGAACAGCTCTGGCTTTCTTATAAACCTTTTTTGGACCGTATAAGCGAATCCGGGACGGAAATTTCCCGGCAGCTTTTTATCAAAAACATCAATCACGATGTGGGAACGTTCCGCGGCGGCCACCGCCGGAGCGAACATATGAAAATGCAGGCCGGGATTATCGAAAAGGGGCAGGCGGCAGGCGAAATCCGGAATTCCTCCGACCCGCAAACGCTGTGCATGATGATCCACCAGACGTTTGTCAGCACACTGTTTATGTGGTGCATACATAACGGCACGTTCGACCTGCCGCTTTACATCCGCAGCAGCGTGGAGGCAATGCTGGATGTAAAGCCCGAGCTGCGCGCCCATCCGGGCCTCAGCCTTACGGATATCTGGTGCCGCGACGAGGGGCAGGCAGAGCGGAACGAACGGCGGCCGGCAGGGAGCGGAAGAACGGCGCATGAAGCGGCCGGCAGGGAGCGGCAGGGAACGCGTTGA
- a CDS encoding 4Fe-4S binding protein: MGNLTAIYFSPTGGTKQYVCAVARGIGSYGELNLTDRETRAREYTFSADDLVVVGVPVYYGRVPQLPDDLLRGLHGDGTPAVFAAVYGNREFDDALLELSGRCEKQGFRGVAAAAFVAQHTFSAKIAAGRPDADDLLIAEEFGRSAKASMAEKDGKGLSLPGNRPYRSFQVAPFIPKGDKKCTACGACVRVCPAGAVAPEMPRQTDAKKCIRCLACVHACPVHARKVGGPVYGMVTRKLEKELAKTEKEARLFLP; the protein is encoded by the coding sequence ATGGGGAACCTAACGGCAATTTATTTCAGCCCCACCGGGGGAACGAAGCAGTATGTGTGCGCGGTCGCGCGGGGGATCGGCAGCTACGGCGAGCTGAATCTGACCGACCGGGAAACGAGGGCGCGGGAGTACACGTTTTCCGCGGACGATCTTGTGGTGGTCGGCGTGCCCGTTTACTATGGACGCGTCCCACAGCTGCCTGACGATCTGCTGCGCGGCCTGCACGGAGACGGTACGCCCGCCGTCTTTGCGGCGGTTTACGGCAACCGCGAATTTGACGACGCGCTTTTGGAGCTTTCCGGCCGGTGCGAAAAGCAGGGATTTCGCGGCGTAGCGGCGGCGGCCTTCGTCGCCCAGCATACGTTTTCCGCGAAGATCGCAGCGGGACGGCCGGATGCGGACGACCTGCTGATCGCCGAAGAGTTTGGGAGAAGCGCGAAAGCGTCGATGGCGGAAAAGGACGGGAAAGGGCTTTCCCTGCCGGGGAACCGGCCGTACCGTTCGTTCCAGGTTGCGCCGTTTATCCCCAAAGGAGATAAAAAATGCACGGCCTGCGGGGCGTGCGTACGCGTGTGCCCGGCGGGAGCGGTTGCGCCGGAAATGCCGCGGCAGACGGACGCGAAAAAGTGTATCCGCTGTCTTGCGTGTGTGCACGCCTGTCCCGTCCATGCGCGTAAAGTGGGCGGACCGGTCTATGGTATGGTGACGCGCAAGCTGGAAAAGGAACTGGCAAAAACGGAAAAAGAAGCGAGGCTGTTCCTGCCCTGA
- a CDS encoding ribonucleoside triphosphate reductase, translating into MITQIRKRNGSTENFQKEKITWAIFNAVTAVGGDDFDTAQKLSNEVVDLANLRLKTEIADVEEVQDLVEKVLIERGHAKTAKAYILYREKRRAARESNALIGATIDMFSDYLDDKDWQIKENANTQKSINGMNNYVRETFTKQYWLHEVYPQEVREAHTGGAFHIHDLGFFGPYCAGWDLKQLLSDGFGGVPGKVESSPANHLRSFLGQVVNSTFTTQGETAGAQAWSSIDTYCAPFIRYDNMTKKEVKQALQEFIFNINVPTRVGFQCPFSNLTFDIVVPRTLKDEAVIVGGKVRRETYGQFQKEMDLFNECFCEVMLEGDAHGRVFTFPIPTINVTGDFDWDSPVVNKFMEITCKYGIPYFSNYINSDLSPEDALSMCCRLRLDTKQLRKRGGGLFGSNPMTGSIGVVTINLPRIGYLSKSEGEFKARLWQMVMLAKNSLEIKRKMIEHQTERGLYPFSAHYLRNVKMRTGQYWYNHFNTIGILGMNEALLNFYGDGTDLTTEKGQEFAVSIMNYMRGLMTEIQEETGHFYNLEATPAEGTSYRLAELDKKKYPDIICAGDEDVAYYTNSTQLPVGFTDDIFETMDLQDELQSLYTGGTVLHLYLGERISDVEVAKNLIRKVFTNYKLPYISLTPTFSICQEHGYLDGEQFTCPECGKDTEVWSRVVGYLRPVQNFHKGKKKEYDERIKYQIREQGV; encoded by the coding sequence ATGATTACGCAGATCAGAAAGAGAAACGGAAGCACGGAAAATTTCCAGAAGGAAAAAATCACATGGGCCATTTTTAATGCCGTTACCGCCGTAGGCGGGGACGATTTTGATACGGCGCAAAAGCTCTCGAACGAGGTGGTGGACCTTGCGAACCTGCGCCTGAAAACGGAGATCGCGGACGTGGAGGAGGTTCAGGACCTTGTAGAAAAGGTTCTCATCGAACGCGGACACGCGAAGACCGCGAAGGCCTATATCCTCTATCGTGAAAAACGCCGCGCGGCACGGGAGAGTAACGCCCTCATCGGCGCGACGATCGATATGTTCTCCGATTATCTCGACGATAAGGACTGGCAGATCAAAGAGAACGCCAACACGCAGAAATCTATCAACGGTATGAACAACTATGTGCGGGAAACGTTCACCAAGCAATACTGGCTGCACGAGGTATATCCGCAGGAGGTGCGCGAGGCGCACACGGGCGGCGCGTTCCACATCCACGACCTTGGGTTCTTCGGCCCGTACTGCGCGGGCTGGGATTTAAAGCAGCTTCTCTCGGACGGCTTCGGCGGCGTGCCCGGCAAGGTGGAGTCCTCCCCGGCCAATCACCTGCGCTCCTTTTTGGGGCAGGTGGTAAATTCCACGTTCACCACGCAGGGCGAGACCGCTGGCGCGCAGGCCTGGTCGTCGATCGATACCTATTGCGCGCCCTTTATCCGCTATGACAACATGACCAAAAAAGAGGTCAAGCAGGCATTGCAGGAATTTATCTTTAATATCAACGTCCCAACGCGCGTGGGCTTCCAGTGTCCGTTTTCAAACCTCACCTTCGATATCGTCGTTCCGCGCACCTTAAAGGACGAAGCCGTGATCGTGGGCGGCAAGGTGCGCCGCGAGACGTACGGGCAGTTCCAGAAGGAAATGGATCTTTTCAACGAGTGCTTCTGCGAAGTGATGCTCGAGGGGGACGCGCACGGGCGCGTATTCACCTTCCCCATTCCCACCATCAACGTGACGGGCGATTTTGACTGGGACAGCCCGGTGGTAAATAAATTCATGGAGATCACATGCAAATACGGTATTCCGTATTTCTCCAATTATATCAACTCCGACCTTTCGCCCGAGGATGCGCTTTCCATGTGCTGCCGCCTGCGGCTTGACACCAAACAGCTCCGCAAGCGCGGGGGCGGTCTTTTCGGCTCGAATCCCATGACAGGTTCGATCGGCGTCGTTACCATTAACCTGCCGCGCATCGGGTACCTCTCAAAATCCGAAGGGGAGTTCAAGGCGCGCCTGTGGCAGATGGTGATGCTGGCGAAAAACAGCCTCGAAATCAAGCGCAAGATGATCGAGCACCAGACGGAACGGGGCCTGTATCCGTTCTCGGCCCACTACCTGCGCAACGTGAAAATGCGCACAGGCCAGTATTGGTATAACCATTTTAATACGATCGGTATCCTCGGAATGAACGAGGCGCTTTTGAATTTCTATGGTGACGGCACCGACCTTACGACCGAAAAAGGACAGGAATTCGCGGTCTCCATCATGAACTATATGCGCGGCCTGATGACGGAGATTCAGGAAGAAACGGGGCATTTCTACAACCTCGAAGCAACGCCTGCGGAGGGCACAAGCTACCGCCTCGCGGAGCTGGATAAAAAGAAGTATCCGGATATTATCTGCGCGGGAGACGAGGACGTCGCCTATTACACCAATTCTACACAGCTCCCGGTCGGGTTCACGGACGACATTTTCGAGACGATGGACCTGCAGGACGAGCTGCAAAGCCTTTATACGGGCGGCACGGTGCTGCACCTGTATCTCGGCGAGCGCATTTCCGATGTCGAGGTGGCGAAAAACCTGATCCGCAAGGTGTTCACCAATTATAAGCTGCCGTATATCTCGCTTACGCCCACCTTTTCCATCTGCCAGGAGCACGGCTATCTCGACGGCGAACAGTTTACCTGCCCGGAATGCGGAAAGGATACGGAGGTATGGAGCCGCGTAGTCGGTTACCTGCGCCCGGTGCAGAATTTCCATAAGGGCAAAAAGAAAGAATATGACGAGCGGATCAAATACCAGATCAGGGAGCAGGGCGTTTGA
- a CDS encoding anaerobic ribonucleoside-triphosphate reductase activating protein, translated as MNIAGLLKTATIDFPRRLAAVVFTAGCNYDCGFCHNRGLLDAADFKDNGEVLRFLEKRAGLLDGVVISGGEPTLQKDLAGFAATLKELGYDVKLDTNGSNPQMVGRLLDGGLVDYVAMDYKAPLARYPEVCGAGADGFLETLGLLWDSGIEWELRTTVIPEISEAELREMAEAVSPLPLYALQLYRPVRIEKLRVYTPQDVARMAEGLKGIQPNTLARC; from the coding sequence TTGAACATCGCGGGACTGCTGAAAACGGCGACCATCGATTTTCCGCGCCGCCTTGCGGCGGTGGTGTTTACGGCGGGCTGTAATTACGACTGCGGATTCTGCCATAACCGCGGCCTGCTGGATGCCGCGGATTTCAAGGACAACGGCGAGGTGCTGCGTTTCCTTGAAAAACGCGCGGGGCTGCTTGACGGGGTCGTGATCTCGGGCGGAGAGCCCACCCTGCAAAAAGACCTTGCAGGGTTTGCGGCAACGCTGAAAGAGCTTGGCTACGACGTAAAGCTCGATACCAACGGAAGCAATCCACAAATGGTGGGCAGGCTGCTTGACGGCGGCCTTGTGGATTATGTGGCAATGGATTACAAAGCGCCGCTTGCCCGCTATCCGGAGGTCTGCGGGGCCGGAGCGGACGGCTTTTTAGAAACGCTCGGGTTGCTGTGGGATTCGGGGATCGAATGGGAACTGCGGACCACGGTGATTCCCGAGATCAGCGAAGCGGAGCTGCGGGAGATGGCGGAGGCTGTTTCGCCGCTGCCCCTTTATGCTTTGCAGCTTTACCGCCCGGTGCGGATCGAAAAGCTGCGGGTCTATACGCCGCAGGACGTCGCGCGGATGGCGGAGGGGCTGAAAGGCATCCAGCCGAACACCCTTGCGCGGTGCTGA